TCGTCTCCATTTAATCGCAGTTTTAGCCAATCAAGGTCAATACTATGATTTCCTCCCCGTTGAAGAATTAATCTTCCTGCAAAGACCTTAAATCAGTGATCAGTTATCAGTGATCAGTTATCAGTAATCAGTTATCAGCTAGAATCATTTATTAGTAAGTGATCAGTAATAGAAAGATATGTTTTAGCTTTAACTAATCAGATAGATGGCTCTCTTAGGTTTGGTGGCTAAAATGTATTCTAAGATACAGTCTTGGGGCAGTGAGTGGAACGAACCACAGAGACACAAAGGACACAAAGATCGATCACTAATATATAAGTTAAACTTATCACACAAAGAATAAGAGAGCCTCAATTTTTCCATTAATGCCCAATTTGCTCAAGAAGCGCAGGAGAAATTAAACGCTATCCTTGGGGAAATGGATGCGGATCACTGACAAATTCACCACATCTGTGCAGCGGTAAATTAGCTAGATATTCCCATGATCTAGCTTTTTCAGGGCGCTGAGAGCATGGAGACGGACGATCGCCTCCCCATCGGCTGCTAAAGTCAGCAAAATACTTTTATTGTCCCGATCTAATTCTCCTAAAGCGATCGCTAGAGACTGTTTAACTGCCGTATGAGCGAGGATCGCGGGATGGGAGTGATAAAAATTACCGAGAATTTCCCCTGCTTGTCGGCGTAATTTCTGGGAGGTTTGCCGGCCGAGAATAGCGATAATTTCCCGACAAATCAAGACATTTTCGCTATATAAAGCCTTTTCTAGGTAATTTAAAGCTTCCTCATCCTCGATCCAGCCCAAGGCTCGCACTACAGTTAATTTTAAACTATCGGGAGTTAAGGAAGATTGCAGCAGTGGATTTAAAGCTTTAGCTGAGGTTGCTGTGCCGATACGACCGAGAGCGATCGCCGTTTCCTGACAGATATCGAGGTGGATATCGAATAAGAGCGGTTGCAGATGGTTAACTAAATCTGCTTGGGGATAATTTGGCCCCAGGTAACTACTAGCTTTAATTGCTTCCCGTCGCACATCGATGGCCGGATCCTGTAAAGCATCGAAGATAATCGCAGTAATCTGGGGATGGTGAAAACTGCTTAAAGCTTCGATCACCATGGCTCGAATGATGCTAGATTGATCCTTAACTACGGTTAACAGAGGTTCGATAATTTCTGGCCGGCGAATTTGTGATAAAGCTTGTACGGCTAAAAAACGCCTGTTCGAGTCGGACAGTAATTGTCCTAAACTAGAGATGGCAGAACTGCCGATATTGGCTAAAGCGGCCGCAGCCATTTGGCTGAGTTCCTCCTCCTCCGATCTTTGCAATAATTGACTGAGAGCGAGAATACAGGCTCGATCGTCAAATTGACTGAGAATTCTCGCCAGAAACCAGCGCATTTCCCCATCTTGTTCCTCGGATTCTAACAGGGCAATTAAAGGAGCGATCGCTGATTTGCCGATTTTGGGAAATAGTTTCGCTATCTCCCATCGCTGTTGAAAATCGCATTTTTGTAAGGCTTCTAGGGCTAAATCGAGGATTTCATCGTTAATAATCGGTTCAATCGCATCTTTTTGGTTTAAAAGTCGCTGTATGCTGGCGTTTACTGTCTCCCAGTCCTTTTTATTCAACGCTATCTGAGCTTTTTCTAGCAGAGCTTGCATCGTGAGAAATGGCCTCGATTTTCGTGCTACCTATCTCAAGAATGTCAGACTTTCTCGCTTTTGTCCTCTCTCATAATGCAAGAAACCGATAATAAATCTCCAAATTGTGCATCAGACATCAGTAGAGGGGGCATCAGCGATCGCACAGTAGGGACGACTATAACAAAGGGGTGTTTCCAGGTCGTGTTGTTCCAAAAATTCCCGATTACTTAAAATCTTAGCGGTTTCTCCCGCTGCTACCACCTGACCACGACTTAACACCACCGTGCGATCGCATAGTTCTAAAGCCAGATCGAGATCATGGGTGGCGATCACCTGGGTTTGGGGTAAAGTGGCCAACAGTTGTATTAATTGCCGACGGGACCGGGGATCCAGTTGGGCGCTAGGTTCATCAAAAACTAATACCTGCGGCAACATGGCTAAAACCCCCGCAATAGCCACGCGTTTTTTTTCACCCCCCGATAGATTCTGACTGTTTCTCTTGCCGTAATGCTGGGAATCCAATCCCACCGCGTGTAAAGCATGATGACAGCGATGGTTTAAATCCTCTCCCCGAATACCCTGATTCATCGGTCCAAAAGTCACATCTTCCCAGACAGTGGGCATAAATAGCTGATCGTCGGGGTTTTGGAAGACTAAACCGACAAAATTGCGGATATTTTCTAAATTCTCCGGTTTAACTTGGTACGGACCGATGGTGATTCTACCGGTTTGCGGCGGGAGAATACCGTTAAAATGCAGTAATAAGGTGGATTTTCCCGATCCATTGGCCCCTACCAAAGCCACCTTTTCCGTAGCTTCAATGGCTAAATTAATACCCTTTAACGCTTCTGTACCGTCAGGATAGGTATAAACTAGGTTTTCAATAAAAATCGGGTTGTGGTGCATGAAAAACGAGACTTTTACCTGAGTAGATGTACCATTTGACCCCAGAGGATCAGAATTACTATGCCAATTATAGCTAGATAATCGTTCAGCTTGTTTTGGGGAACCTGTACAGAAGGCAAGGAACCGGTGTAACCCCTCGATAACATGGCTTGATAAATGCGATCGCCACGTTCGTAGGTACGGATAAATAAAGCGCCGATTATATGTCCCACTAGCAACCGTTGCCATCGGGGACTACTCATTAAATTGCGCGCAATTGCTGCCCTTCGCATGGAATTAAATTCAGCGATCAAAACAGCTAGATAACGGTACATAGAAGCCAAAATTGCCACCAATAAAGGGGGAGTTTTCAGGGTAACTAATGCTTGCAACAGGTCGGGAATTGCTGTCGTTAAAACCAGAATATTGACCGTACAAAGACAGAGAAAAGCTTTTAGGGCGACACTGCCTAAAACTAGCAATCCCTCGCTAGTTATCCGCAAAAATCCCCAAGACCAAAGAATTTCCCCGCCATCGCGAAAAAGGGTTCCTAATAAAACCACACCGATAAAGACAAATTCGATCGCTACTCTTTGTAAAAGTATGGGAATAGTCACCCGACTGATCAGAATTAAAATAATTAATCCTAATCCGTAAATCGCCCAAGTTTCCCAGCTACCATTCGGCGTTAAGGCTGTGGCAAAAACTAACAAAAGAGTGGTTAAAACCCGGGTATGGGGCGCGAGTTTCTGCCAAAAACCAAAATTTTGGCGCTCATTTTCGCGAGAAAAAGTGGCAATGTGTAGCATTTATTCAGTGATCAATTATCAGTGATCAGTTATCAGTTAGAAAGGGGATTTAGGGGTTTAGGGGTTTAGGGATTTGGGGAAATTTCAGCTAAATGCCCCACTCCCGACTCCTGATTCCTTACTCCTGATTTTTGGATTTTGGAATGATTAATTTACCGATACCCCAAGCGATGCCGAAAGTGGCAAGAGTTCCCAGAAAACCGGCGAGGGGAGTGGCCACACCTTGGGGAACACCTTTGAGGGCATAACCATCAAAAATTCGGGCGAAGGGTAATTGACCACCGAGGGCGTTAGGGTCTTCTTTTTCGCTAAATTGCAAGTCTTCCGCCACTCGATCGAGTCCGTCGGGATCGGGACTGGCAAAGGGAGAAAGAAAAACGGCGATAATTAGGGATAATACTAAGCCAATCAGAAAAAATTGGCTATTTCTGCGAATATTCATCGACTTAATTGCTTTATTGACGAGAAGCTTAGGAAGGGGAAACAGAAGTATTAACGGAATGGGGCGGATCGTAGAGGAGATCGGGACGGGTTCGCCAGATATAACCGACAGCGAAAACGGTAATCACCGCTTCCCCGATACCGATGAGGATATGCCAAGATAACATGGCAAAAAGGGCGACTAAAGGCGGTACAGTCCCCGATAAAGCCAATTGCAGGGCGCAAAACAACGCGGCTACCACCACACTTGTCCAAGCAGCGACGGCAACAGCGATCGCCATACTGCGCCAACTATGAAAACCGAGGGCTTTTCTAATCCCCAGATAGAGATAATAACCGCCAAAAGTCCCGATCAGACCCATATTGACGATATTTGCCCCTAAAACCGTTAAACCGCCATCTTGAAAAAATAAAGCTTGCACAATAAAAACCACCGCCATCACCAGAGAACCCGCCCAGGGACCGAGTAAAACCCCCGCCAGAGTCCCCCCTAACAAATGTCCGGAGGTTCCCCCCGGAATGGGAAAATTAATCATCTGGGCGGCAAAAATAAAGGCGGCACAAACTCCCATCAAAGGTACAGCCCGTTCAGCGTAGTGACCGCGCACTTTTTTGAGAGAAAAGCTAATCAGGACGACGGCAATTATCCAAGTAAATAGACTCACCGATGGACTCAAAAAGCCGTCGGGTATATGGAGGGCGAGATAAGGGGTCAGGAGAGGGTGAAACCAACCAAATCCTAGAAAATTAACAGACATTAAAACTCAGTCTCCTTGGCAATTTGGGTTAAAGATTTCAAGAGAATTGTTTCGCTGGGACGGAAAAGTCCTATCTTCTAGTAGATAACTAACCGCTTCATTCTACAATGCTCTCTCTGGGGATTTAACCCCTTTGGCTTCTTAAGAATTTCTGTTATTTTTCTGGTTGTCAGGGTTTAGCTATCGGCCAAAATCTCAATTATTCTCCAGCGTCAAATTATTTAAATTATTATTAACTTTCGATTTTTTTGTCGTTTTTATGCTAGGCATTAATCAGTGAGCAGTGAGCAGTTAGAAGAGGCTGGTGACTACATTGACTAAGCGATCGGTAGTCAGGGCAGTGCTTTAATTGGTTTAGAGGTCATCTAATGATAAGCTATCAGAGATAACTCCCTCTTTTTCGCTTTTTCTAGCTTGGTATAAAACCGTGATCAACTCTGAAGAAAAAAGACCGACTTGGGACGAATATTTTTTAATGATCGCTAAATTAGCCGCCACCAGATCCACCTGTTTAGCTTTTCCCGTCGGTGCGGTAATTGTCAAAGATCGGCAGGTTTTAGCCACGGGTTACAATGGTTCCCCATCGGGAACGGTTCATTGTACTGCCCAGGGTTTTTGTTATCCCGGTTTGGGAACCTGTCGAGAATCTGGAGAAATTCCCTCTCGGGCAATTCATGCTGAAGCTAATGCGATCGCTCAAGCGGCCAAACACGGTATTTCTACCCAAGGAGCTAGTATCTATGTTACCTTAGAACCCTGTATTTCCTGTTTAAAACTAATTATTTCTTCGGGAA
This portion of the Microcystis aeruginosa NIES-2549 genome encodes:
- a CDS encoding HEAT repeat domain-containing protein encodes the protein MQALLEKAQIALNKKDWETVNASIQRLLNQKDAIEPIINDEILDLALEALQKCDFQQRWEIAKLFPKIGKSAIAPLIALLESEEQDGEMRWFLARILSQFDDRACILALSQLLQRSEEEELSQMAAAALANIGSSAISSLGQLLSDSNRRFLAVQALSQIRRPEIIEPLLTVVKDQSSIIRAMVIEALSSFHHPQITAIIFDALQDPAIDVRREAIKASSYLGPNYPQADLVNHLQPLLFDIHLDICQETAIALGRIGTATSAKALNPLLQSSLTPDSLKLTVVRALGWIEDEEALNYLEKALYSENVLICREIIAILGRQTSQKLRRQAGEILGNFYHSHPAILAHTAVKQSLAIALGELDRDNKSILLTLAADGEAIVRLHALSALKKLDHGNI
- a CDS encoding energy-coupling factor ABC transporter ATP-binding protein, with product MHHNPIFIENLVYTYPDGTEALKGINLAIEATEKVALVGANGSGKSTLLLHFNGILPPQTGRITIGPYQVKPENLENIRNFVGLVFQNPDDQLFMPTVWEDVTFGPMNQGIRGEDLNHRCHHALHAVGLDSQHYGKRNSQNLSGGEKKRVAIAGVLAMLPQVLVFDEPSAQLDPRSRRQLIQLLATLPQTQVIATHDLDLALELCDRTVVLSRGQVVAAGETAKILSNREFLEQHDLETPLCYSRPYCAIADAPSTDV
- the cbiQ gene encoding cobalt ECF transporter T component CbiQ; this translates as MLHIATFSRENERQNFGFWQKLAPHTRVLTTLLLVFATALTPNGSWETWAIYGLGLIILILISRVTIPILLQRVAIEFVFIGVVLLGTLFRDGGEILWSWGFLRITSEGLLVLGSVALKAFLCLCTVNILVLTTAIPDLLQALVTLKTPPLLVAILASMYRYLAVLIAEFNSMRRAAIARNLMSSPRWQRLLVGHIIGALFIRTYERGDRIYQAMLSRGYTGSLPSVQVPQNKLNDYLAIIGIVILILWGQMVHLLR
- a CDS encoding PDGLE domain-containing protein — encoded protein: MNIRRNSQFFLIGLVLSLIIAVFLSPFASPDPDGLDRVAEDLQFSEKEDPNALGGQLPFARIFDGYALKGVPQGVATPLAGFLGTLATFGIAWGIGKLIIPKSKNQE
- a CDS encoding energy-coupling factor ABC transporter permease, with product MSVNFLGFGWFHPLLTPYLALHIPDGFLSPSVSLFTWIIAVVLISFSLKKVRGHYAERAVPLMGVCAAFIFAAQMINFPIPGGTSGHLLGGTLAGVLLGPWAGSLVMAVVFIVQALFFQDGGLTVLGANIVNMGLIGTFGGYYLYLGIRKALGFHSWRSMAIAVAVAAWTSVVVAALFCALQLALSGTVPPLVALFAMLSWHILIGIGEAVITVFAVGYIWRTRPDLLYDPPHSVNTSVSPS
- a CDS encoding deoxycytidylate deaminase: MINSEEKRPTWDEYFLMIAKLAATRSTCLAFPVGAVIVKDRQVLATGYNGSPSGTVHCTAQGFCYPGLGTCRESGEIPSRAIHAEANAIAQAAKHGISTQGASIYVTLEPCISCLKLIISSGIKEVFYEAEFNSGTKAILRDSFLETGIIKYKKIYLSEEMASHAALFLLNPISIDPR